From Micromonospora sp. NBC_01699, a single genomic window includes:
- a CDS encoding PmoA family protein: MPDLTVRVELGSVSVLRAGTETPILTQHVRPDLRPFIHPIVSPTGVGTVTEDAPDHHPWQHGLSVGLNDVNGVGFWHEGMHPGHVNDGSFHPRLVGEPTADGNTASWQVLTELRSPAGEPLLDETQAWTLTDHGDRYELGLVLGLRAVRDLTFGQYAYGGLFLRMPYRPENGATAYNSEGRTGAEAEQQTARWVAVQMPLLDAGPGEPAPVVAVMDHPANFRHPAPWRVDNEFGIGPSVSIAGAWQLAEGQEQRFCHNVVVFGATVAPQEIEKAWRAFAEVSA; the protein is encoded by the coding sequence ATGCCTGACCTGACCGTACGGGTGGAGCTCGGCAGCGTCAGCGTGCTGCGCGCGGGCACCGAGACACCCATCCTGACCCAGCACGTCCGGCCCGACCTGCGGCCGTTCATCCACCCGATCGTCTCGCCGACCGGCGTGGGCACGGTCACCGAGGACGCGCCCGACCACCACCCGTGGCAGCACGGCCTCTCCGTCGGCCTCAACGACGTCAACGGCGTCGGCTTCTGGCACGAGGGGATGCACCCCGGGCACGTCAACGACGGTTCGTTCCACCCGAGGCTGGTCGGCGAGCCGACGGCCGACGGCAACACCGCCAGCTGGCAGGTGCTGACCGAACTGCGCTCCCCGGCCGGCGAGCCGCTGCTGGACGAGACCCAGGCGTGGACGCTGACCGACCACGGCGACCGGTACGAGCTCGGTCTCGTCCTCGGACTCCGGGCGGTACGGGACCTGACGTTCGGTCAGTACGCCTATGGCGGGCTGTTCCTGCGGATGCCCTACCGGCCCGAGAACGGCGCAACGGCGTACAACAGTGAAGGCCGGACCGGCGCGGAGGCCGAGCAGCAGACGGCCCGGTGGGTCGCGGTCCAGATGCCGCTCCTCGACGCCGGACCCGGCGAGCCGGCGCCCGTGGTGGCCGTGATGGACCACCCCGCCAACTTCCGGCACCCCGCGCCCTGGCGGGTCGACAACGAGTTCGGCATCGGGCCCAGTGTCAGCATCGCCGGTGCCTGGCAGCTCGCAGAAGGCCAGGAGCAGCGGTTCTGCCACAATGTCGTGGTCTTCGGCGCCACCGTCGCGCCGCAGGAGATAGAAAAGGCGTGGCGGGCGTTCGCGGAGGTGTCCGCATGA
- a CDS encoding NAD(P)-dependent oxidoreductase encodes MKTAIVVHPDFDRTWPFVADHLHGLLPTATFTRLSAGETVALPTVVADPGTVERLISLGVHPTDADLDGLPALAEAYVAGSWPPSEDVDERLRRHNVRRIIHGSEGYWAQSVAEYALGLTIGGLRRIPQQHAAIVADDSPWRYTYGQFGDDPNFSHGTVSGKRVRIVGAGNIASRYASWTHMLGADVAAWDPYATEPSFHRSGARKVWHLDRLLADAEIFAPMVPLLASTTGLITAEHIRALPKGCLVVLVTRASVCDVPELRRRVLADELSLAADVFDVEPLPLDDPLLGRHNVVHTPHNAGRTMHANHSYAEMLAAQFAD; translated from the coding sequence ATGAAGACAGCGATCGTGGTGCACCCGGACTTCGACCGGACCTGGCCGTTCGTCGCCGACCACCTCCATGGGCTGCTCCCGACGGCCACCTTCACGCGGCTTTCCGCCGGGGAGACCGTCGCACTGCCCACGGTCGTCGCCGACCCCGGCACGGTCGAACGGCTGATCTCGCTCGGCGTCCACCCCACCGACGCCGACCTCGACGGGCTGCCCGCGCTCGCCGAGGCGTACGTCGCCGGCTCCTGGCCCCCGTCCGAGGACGTCGACGAGCGCCTCCGCCGCCACAACGTCCGGCGGATCATCCACGGGTCCGAGGGCTACTGGGCGCAGTCCGTCGCCGAGTACGCGCTCGGGCTCACGATCGGCGGGCTGCGCCGGATCCCCCAGCAGCACGCCGCGATCGTCGCCGACGACTCACCGTGGAGGTACACGTACGGCCAGTTCGGCGACGACCCGAACTTCAGCCACGGCACCGTCTCCGGCAAGCGGGTACGGATCGTCGGCGCCGGCAACATCGCCAGCCGGTACGCGAGCTGGACGCACATGCTCGGGGCCGACGTCGCCGCCTGGGACCCGTACGCCACCGAGCCGTCGTTCCACCGGTCGGGTGCCCGGAAGGTTTGGCACCTCGACCGGCTCCTCGCCGACGCGGAGATCTTCGCCCCGATGGTGCCGCTGCTGGCGAGCACAACGGGGCTGATCACCGCCGAGCACATCCGGGCCCTGCCGAAGGGCTGCCTGGTCGTGCTGGTCACCCGGGCGTCCGTCTGCGACGTGCCCGAGCTGCGCCGCCGGGTCCTCGCCGACGAGCTCAGCCTGGCCGCAGACGTGTTCGACGTCGAACCGCTGCCGCTCGACGACCCGCTGCTGGGCCGGCACAACGTCGTACACACCCCGCACAACGCCGGCCGCACGATGCACGCCAACCACAGCTACGCGGAAATGCTGGCCGCGCAGTTCGCGGACTAA
- a CDS encoding arsenate reductase ArsC yields MTMTAAARPSVLFVCVHNAGRSQMAAGWLRHLAVDTVDVRSAGSEPADQINPIAVEAMREVGIDITAEQPRILDWDIARASDVIITMGCGDACPVFPGKRYEDWKLTDPAGQPLPVVREVRDEIRERVTRLLDELTATPPSTLPS; encoded by the coding sequence ATGACGATGACCGCTGCCGCCAGACCGTCTGTCCTGTTCGTCTGCGTGCACAACGCCGGCCGCTCGCAGATGGCCGCCGGGTGGCTTCGCCACCTCGCCGTCGACACCGTCGATGTACGCTCCGCCGGCTCCGAACCCGCCGACCAGATCAACCCCATCGCCGTCGAAGCCATGCGCGAGGTCGGCATCGACATCACCGCCGAGCAGCCCAGGATCCTCGACTGGGACATCGCCCGGGCCAGCGATGTCATCATCACCATGGGCTGCGGTGACGCTTGCCCCGTCTTTCCCGGCAAGCGGTACGAGGACTGGAAACTCACCGACCCGGCCGGGCAGCCCCTACCCGTCGTCCGTGAGGTCCGCGACGAGATCCGCGAACGGGTCACCCGTCTCCTGGACGAGCTGACCGCCACCCCGCCGTCGACCCTTCCCAGCTGA
- a CDS encoding aquaporin, translating into MTPDLRPTLLRRASAELVGTALLVAAVVGSGIAATRLSPGDVGLQLLENSIATSLALGALILIFGPVSGAHFNPVVSIADSWLGRRTGSGLPLRDLGAYLVAQVLGAAAGTVLAHLMFGLPAITWSQRDRTGAGRWLGEIVATAGLLLLIAALSHARRQVAAPAAIAGWIGAAYWFTSSTAFANPAVTIGRTLTDTFAGIAPTSSIGFIAAQLVATGLALAAIAWWYPAAAPARGALAATAPARPEQAPV; encoded by the coding sequence GTGACACCCGACCTGCGCCCCACGTTGCTGCGTCGGGCGTCGGCGGAACTGGTCGGCACCGCCCTGCTGGTCGCGGCCGTGGTCGGGTCCGGCATCGCCGCCACCCGGCTCTCGCCCGGTGACGTCGGGCTGCAACTGCTGGAGAACAGCATCGCCACCTCGCTCGCCCTCGGCGCGCTGATCCTCATTTTCGGGCCGGTGTCCGGCGCCCACTTCAACCCCGTCGTCTCGATCGCCGACTCGTGGCTGGGCCGTCGCACCGGTTCCGGCCTGCCCCTACGTGACCTGGGCGCCTACCTTGTCGCGCAGGTCCTGGGCGCCGCTGCCGGCACGGTCCTGGCCCACCTGATGTTCGGCCTACCCGCGATCACCTGGTCGCAGCGCGACCGGACAGGGGCGGGGCGCTGGCTGGGCGAGATCGTCGCGACCGCCGGACTCCTACTGCTGATCGCGGCGCTCTCCCACGCCCGCCGTCAGGTCGCCGCCCCGGCGGCGATCGCCGGGTGGATCGGCGCGGCGTACTGGTTCACCTCCTCCACCGCTTTCGCCAACCCGGCGGTCACGATCGGCCGGACACTCACCGACACCTTCGCCGGCATCGCCCCGACCTCGTCCATCGGGTTCATCGCCGCCCAGCTCGTCGCGACCGGCCTCGCCCTCGCCGCGATCGCGTGGTGGTACCCGGCAGCCGCCCCGGCCCGGGGCGCACTGGCCGCGACGGCACCGGCACGGCCGGAACAGGCTCCGGTATGA
- a CDS encoding ArsR/SmtB family transcription factor yields MSRQQLPVLADPATCCTPMVAEALTENAAAGLARGFKALGDPVRLRLLSLIAARAGGEVCVCELTDAFTLTGPTISHHLRVLREAGLIDCQRRGTWVYYWVVPARLAALSQLLDVSTATTAAGSTR; encoded by the coding sequence GTGTCTAGACAACAGCTGCCGGTCCTCGCCGACCCCGCGACCTGCTGCACCCCGATGGTCGCCGAGGCCCTGACCGAAAACGCCGCCGCCGGCCTGGCGCGCGGGTTCAAGGCCCTCGGCGACCCGGTCCGGCTACGGCTGCTGTCCCTGATCGCCGCCCGCGCCGGCGGGGAGGTGTGCGTGTGCGAGCTGACCGACGCGTTCACCCTGACCGGGCCGACGATCTCCCACCACCTCAGGGTGCTGCGAGAGGCCGGGCTGATCGACTGCCAGCGCCGGGGCACATGGGTCTACTACTGGGTCGTCCCGGCTCGCCTCGCCGCCCTGTCCCAGCTCCTCGACGTTTCCACCGCCACCACGGCGGCCGGGTCGACCCGGTGA
- a CDS encoding ArsI/CadI family heavy metal resistance metalloenzyme: MSRIQLALRVSDLEGSVAFYSKLFDTEPVKRRPGYANFAIEEPPLKLVLLEGTPDQPTAIDHLGVEVFDGAEVTAATDRLTEAGLITLTESDTSCCYALQDKVWVRGPGDERWEVYVVKGDSDQYGRSAQVEPGADAPRGERADRQRAAGAGTASSGGCCS, from the coding sequence ATGTCCCGTATCCAGCTCGCCCTGCGCGTCTCCGACCTGGAAGGGTCGGTCGCGTTCTACTCCAAGCTGTTCGACACCGAGCCGGTCAAGCGGCGGCCCGGCTACGCCAACTTCGCCATCGAGGAGCCACCCCTGAAACTGGTCCTGCTCGAAGGCACCCCGGACCAGCCCACCGCCATCGACCACCTCGGCGTCGAGGTGTTCGACGGCGCGGAGGTCACCGCCGCCACCGACCGGCTCACCGAGGCTGGCCTGATCACCCTGACCGAAAGTGACACCTCCTGCTGCTACGCCCTCCAGGACAAGGTCTGGGTCCGCGGCCCCGGCGACGAGCGATGGGAGGTGTACGTGGTCAAGGGCGACTCCGACCAGTACGGCAGGTCCGCCCAGGTCGAGCCCGGCGCCGACGCCCCCCGTGGCGAACGTGCCGACCGGCAGCGGGCCGCCGGTGCGGGAACGGCCAGCTCCGGCGGCTGCTGCTCGTAG
- a CDS encoding AfsR/SARP family transcriptional regulator: MEFQVLGKVAASHRGSPVELGRRQERCLLGLLLLEPGRVVLAERLIELLWQDAEAAERRATLHTYVARLRRRLAPYGVRILTRHAGYLIDVDPAAVDLHRFTAEVERTSTIADPATRAYALAAALELWQGPLLAGVANEELRQRLGRGLEENRLAAFERRVEAELAAGEHLRVVGLLAELVREFPTREHGIELFMLALTRAGRRTEALEAYRVARRALVEEFGVEPGQDLRRLHRRILDDDPGLTLPTPTGGDTASGTPRRLPRDIPGFIGREGDLAALDALVDGDGTSSGVAALCTIGGIGGIGKTALAVHWAHRAARHYPGGQLFVGHVPLGAREPARADPARQRRLLRSGPAATSGIDALPDGRHQPASPRRSGYRDAETVVHGWARPSVDRQ, encoded by the coding sequence GTGGAGTTTCAGGTGCTCGGGAAGGTTGCGGCCAGCCACCGGGGCAGCCCGGTCGAGCTGGGCCGCCGACAGGAGCGCTGCCTGCTGGGACTGCTGCTGTTGGAGCCGGGCCGGGTAGTGCTGGCGGAGCGCCTGATCGAGTTGCTGTGGCAGGACGCCGAGGCGGCGGAGCGTCGGGCCACTCTCCACACGTACGTTGCCCGGCTGAGGCGGCGGCTCGCTCCGTACGGCGTGCGCATCCTCACCCGGCACGCGGGCTATCTGATCGATGTGGACCCGGCGGCGGTCGATCTGCACCGGTTCACCGCCGAGGTGGAGCGTACGAGCACGATCGCCGACCCGGCGACCCGCGCGTACGCCTTGGCGGCAGCCCTCGAACTGTGGCAGGGCCCGCTGCTGGCCGGCGTCGCGAACGAGGAGCTTCGCCAACGACTCGGGCGCGGCCTGGAGGAGAACCGGCTCGCCGCGTTCGAACGGCGCGTCGAAGCCGAACTGGCCGCGGGTGAGCATCTGCGTGTGGTGGGTCTGCTGGCCGAACTGGTCCGGGAGTTCCCGACCCGGGAGCACGGCATCGAACTGTTCATGCTGGCCCTGACCCGCGCGGGTAGACGAACGGAAGCCCTGGAGGCGTACCGGGTCGCGCGCCGGGCCCTGGTCGAGGAGTTCGGTGTCGAGCCCGGACAGGATCTCCGGCGCCTGCACCGACGGATCCTCGACGACGACCCGGGACTGACGTTGCCCACACCTACCGGCGGTGACACGGCCTCCGGCACCCCGCGACGTCTCCCTCGTGACATCCCCGGTTTCATCGGCCGGGAGGGGGACCTTGCGGCCCTTGACGCCCTGGTCGACGGGGACGGTACGTCATCCGGCGTGGCCGCGCTCTGCACGATCGGTGGAATCGGCGGAATCGGAAAGACGGCACTGGCCGTGCACTGGGCCCACCGGGCCGCCCGGCACTATCCGGGTGGTCAGCTGTTCGTCGGCCATGTACCGCTCGGTGCTCGCGAACCGGCACGTGCTGATCCTGCTCGACAACGCCGCCTCCTCCGATCAGGTCCGGCCGCTACTTCCGGCATCGACGCACTGCCTGACGGTCGTCACCAGCCGGCATCGCCTCGACGGTCTGGGTACCGAGACGCGGAAACGGTCGTACACGGCTGGGCGCGTCCGTCAGTGGATCGCCAATAG
- a CDS encoding AfsR/SARP family transcriptional regulator, whose protein sequence is MRGRLRFSLLGPVRAWRNGEDVELGPPQQRAVLAVLLAHPDQPVPITQIVDVLWWRDPPDSALNTVHRMIGQLRRALEPELGPREEGSWLVRGGGGYRLRVDADSADLLQFRDLVARARASRGVAAQSYARALQLWHGPVADGIGAEARERPFFTAIEREYVVAAREAADVALAARDDELLPLVELAADRAILDEPLQARLVSLLALVGRQRDALARFDAVRDRLRDDLGLDPGGELASARDVVLRPLHVAPRTTEELPRPAQLPADLPAFVGRSAEIEAIRTYALPGRSVVVTAIGGMAGIGKTSFAVHWAHQIADQFPDGQLYANLRGFDPGGAAALPGDVLMSFLEALGVSSERIPHGLDARAALFRSKLAGRRFLVVLDNARDTMHVRPLLPGAATSLVMVTSRDTLAGLVASQGAWPIVLTPMDDVEAWALLSTRMGRARLLAEPEAVEQIVAACAGLPIGLTVVAARAATRPQLSLREVSAGLHDSAQRLDILTTGDPLTDVRAVFSWSYHALTDTAARLFRLLGLHTAPDISADAAASLVGLTRARLQDPLAELAEAALVVKRTDGRYEMHDLMRSYARETAGHTDPLAERQAAIARLVDHYMQAAYTAARLINPARMAMSWTEPLAQVILPTLSARAGAFAWFEGEHQALLAAVDLAAGNGLDRPAARLAWALSGFFMVSAHWDDLVRAATSGSTAARRTGDNEAEATALRERANAFTLLDRLDDALADMERSAILSREIDDLVGLGKAYLGIGMVNDRRRQHRESLHYAELAIDAFRRSGQQHDEAKALNAAGWAHTQLGEHDLARNLCQKALSMLEALGDGLGQAFTLDSIGCANQQLGDYDEAIRCFDRSVEYLRQFGDRYSESAVLTHRGDACAAAADLPAARTAWHQALVILEELQHPDAEAVRAKLNPTDQRPATHGVGEGGQ, encoded by the coding sequence GTGCGGGGACGGTTGCGGTTCAGCCTGCTGGGCCCGGTGCGGGCGTGGCGCAATGGCGAGGACGTCGAGCTGGGTCCGCCCCAGCAGCGGGCGGTTCTGGCGGTGCTGCTCGCTCATCCCGACCAGCCGGTGCCGATAACTCAGATAGTGGACGTCCTGTGGTGGCGCGATCCACCCGATTCGGCCCTGAACACCGTGCACCGGATGATCGGGCAGTTGCGCCGGGCGCTGGAGCCTGAGCTCGGCCCACGCGAGGAAGGCAGCTGGCTCGTGCGCGGCGGCGGTGGATACCGACTCCGGGTCGACGCCGACAGCGCGGACCTGCTCCAGTTCCGCGACCTGGTGGCCCGCGCCCGCGCATCACGCGGCGTGGCCGCGCAGTCCTACGCTCGGGCCTTGCAGCTGTGGCACGGCCCGGTCGCCGACGGGATCGGAGCCGAAGCGCGCGAGAGGCCGTTCTTCACCGCGATCGAGCGCGAGTACGTCGTCGCGGCCCGCGAGGCGGCCGATGTCGCCCTGGCGGCTCGCGACGACGAGTTGCTGCCCCTCGTCGAACTCGCCGCAGATCGGGCGATTCTGGACGAACCGCTTCAGGCCCGGCTGGTGAGCCTGCTGGCCCTGGTCGGCCGCCAGCGGGACGCGCTGGCTCGGTTCGACGCGGTCCGGGATCGGCTGCGCGACGACCTGGGCCTCGATCCGGGCGGCGAGTTGGCCTCTGCCCGAGATGTGGTGCTGCGGCCGCTGCATGTGGCACCCCGCACGACGGAGGAGCTCCCCAGGCCGGCTCAGCTCCCGGCCGACCTCCCGGCGTTCGTCGGTCGGTCGGCCGAGATCGAGGCCATCCGCACGTACGCCCTGCCGGGTCGCTCCGTGGTGGTCACCGCGATCGGCGGAATGGCCGGCATCGGCAAGACCTCGTTCGCGGTCCACTGGGCCCATCAGATCGCCGACCAGTTTCCGGACGGTCAGCTGTACGCGAACCTGCGTGGGTTCGACCCGGGCGGGGCGGCGGCATTGCCGGGTGACGTGCTGATGAGCTTCCTGGAGGCCCTGGGCGTCTCCTCGGAGCGGATTCCGCACGGCCTGGATGCGCGGGCCGCGTTGTTCCGCAGCAAGCTCGCCGGGCGGCGGTTCCTGGTCGTTCTGGACAATGCCCGTGACACCATGCACGTCCGTCCCCTGCTGCCGGGCGCGGCCACCAGTCTGGTGATGGTGACCAGCCGGGACACCCTCGCCGGGCTGGTCGCCTCACAGGGTGCCTGGCCCATCGTGCTGACGCCGATGGACGACGTGGAGGCGTGGGCACTGCTGTCGACGCGGATGGGGCGGGCCCGCCTGCTGGCCGAGCCGGAAGCGGTCGAGCAGATCGTGGCCGCCTGCGCGGGACTGCCGATCGGTCTGACGGTGGTGGCAGCCCGCGCGGCAACCCGTCCTCAGCTGTCGCTGCGGGAGGTCAGCGCCGGGCTCCACGATTCGGCCCAGCGGTTGGACATCCTCACCACGGGCGATCCCCTGACCGACGTACGCGCCGTGTTCTCGTGGTCGTACCACGCCCTCACCGACACCGCCGCACGTCTGTTCCGGCTGCTCGGACTGCACACCGCGCCCGACATCTCGGCCGACGCGGCCGCGAGTCTCGTCGGCCTCACCCGGGCACGGCTACAGGACCCGCTGGCCGAGCTGGCCGAGGCCGCCCTGGTCGTGAAACGGACCGACGGCAGGTATGAGATGCACGACCTCATGCGGTCGTACGCCCGCGAGACCGCCGGGCACACCGACCCGCTCGCCGAACGCCAGGCGGCCATCGCCCGCCTCGTCGACCATTACATGCAGGCGGCGTACACGGCGGCCCGGCTCATCAACCCGGCCCGGATGGCAATGTCGTGGACCGAACCGTTGGCGCAGGTCATCCTCCCCACGCTGTCCGCGCGGGCCGGGGCCTTCGCCTGGTTCGAGGGCGAGCATCAGGCGCTGCTGGCCGCGGTCGACCTGGCGGCCGGGAACGGCCTCGACCGCCCGGCAGCACGACTCGCCTGGGCGCTGTCGGGCTTCTTCATGGTCTCGGCGCACTGGGACGACCTGGTCAGAGCGGCGACGAGTGGGAGCACCGCCGCCCGGCGGACCGGCGACAACGAGGCCGAGGCAACCGCTCTGCGCGAGCGGGCCAACGCGTTCACCCTGCTGGACCGTCTCGACGACGCCCTGGCCGACATGGAGCGATCGGCCATCCTCAGCCGGGAAATCGACGATCTCGTGGGACTGGGCAAAGCCTACCTGGGCATCGGCATGGTCAACGACCGCCGCCGGCAGCACCGCGAGTCCCTGCACTACGCCGAACTGGCCATCGACGCATTCCGTCGATCCGGCCAGCAGCACGACGAGGCCAAGGCCCTGAACGCCGCCGGCTGGGCCCACACCCAACTGGGCGAGCACGACCTCGCCCGCAACCTGTGCCAAAAGGCACTGTCCATGTTGGAGGCCCTCGGCGACGGACTCGGCCAGGCGTTCACCCTGGACAGCATCGGCTGCGCCAACCAGCAGCTCGGTGACTACGACGAGGCCATCCGTTGCTTCGACCGCAGCGTTGAGTACCTCCGGCAGTTCGGCGACCGCTACAGCGAGTCCGCCGTGTTGACCCACCGTGGTGACGCTTGCGCCGCCGCGGCCGACCTTCCGGCCGCCCGAACAGCCTGGCACCAGGCGCTCGTGATCCTTGAGGAGCTCCAACACCCCGACGCCGAGGCGGTGCGAGCCAAACTCAACCCGACCGACCAGCGTCCTGCGACCCACGGCGTCGGTGAGGGCGGGCAGTAG
- a CDS encoding SDR family NAD(P)-dependent oxidoreductase produces the protein MDLNLAGKVAVVTGASRGIGLAITQALAGEGVRVVAGARELTTDIVELAQHHQVRPEQIDLTTPGGPGRLIDAAVSSFGGLDIVVNNVGAVTPRTSGFLSITDEDWANTLTINLLTAVRTIRAALPHLITRGGGNIITIASINATLPDPLVIDYSAAKAALLNVSKALSKEYGSRGIRINTVSPGPVSTALWLGDQGVAATLGQAQGIDPAAVAERAAADAVTGRFTRPEEVADLVLLLASERASNITGADILIDGGMKPTL, from the coding sequence GTGGATCTGAACCTGGCCGGCAAGGTAGCCGTCGTCACCGGTGCCAGCCGAGGCATCGGGCTCGCCATCACGCAGGCCCTCGCCGGCGAGGGCGTCCGGGTGGTCGCCGGCGCCCGTGAACTCACCACCGACATCGTCGAACTGGCACAACACCACCAGGTGCGGCCGGAACAGATCGACCTCACCACCCCGGGCGGACCCGGCCGGCTGATCGACGCCGCGGTCAGCTCGTTCGGCGGACTCGACATCGTCGTCAACAATGTCGGCGCCGTCACCCCACGTACCAGCGGGTTCCTGAGCATCACGGATGAGGACTGGGCGAACACACTCACCATCAACCTGCTCACCGCTGTCCGGACCATCCGGGCCGCGCTGCCACACCTGATCACCCGTGGCGGCGGCAACATCATCACCATCGCCTCGATCAACGCCACGCTGCCCGACCCGCTCGTCATCGACTACAGCGCCGCCAAAGCCGCATTGCTCAACGTCAGCAAGGCGCTGTCCAAGGAATATGGTTCACGCGGAATTCGCATCAACACGGTCAGCCCCGGACCCGTGTCCACCGCGCTCTGGCTCGGTGACCAGGGCGTCGCCGCGACCCTCGGCCAAGCCCAAGGCATCGATCCGGCCGCTGTTGCCGAGCGGGCCGCCGCAGACGCCGTAACCGGCCGCTTCACCCGCCCGGAGGAAGTCGCCGACCTCGTCCTCCTCCTCGCCAGCGAACGCGCCTCCAACATCACCGGCGCCGACATCCTCATCGACGGCGGCATGAAACCCACCCTCTGA